From a region of the Vicinamibacterales bacterium genome:
- a CDS encoding vWA domain-containing protein: MTFGAPAALWLLAVPALLAGLWAWRVLRRAADVRELARRRVLPGRERHGVLGPFAGWLLLLVAAASAIVAASLPRGTATTTARAGVDVVVLQDGSASMHVTDVGGSRWQRSMTWVRALGDALSWQDDRVSLAVFAHVATPQIRLTRDPNTLFFFLDHLHARPPFPLEADTTWDTNLEQAVLWGLRILDKDQELNGVSPNARIFVLLSDGEAWNGQVARAIDRARQARVPIFVVGVGTLAGDWLPEVHVPITEEPAPHAISRLNRASLQRIAETGRGQYFELDREDDHAIANRIVDAGRRLAPPRDAAPAVVELYPRYLALAAILPALAVLFTRTRAEAWLQVGLAALTLAVVARVLG; the protein is encoded by the coding sequence GTGACCTTCGGCGCGCCCGCCGCGCTCTGGCTGCTCGCCGTGCCCGCGCTCCTGGCGGGCCTGTGGGCCTGGCGCGTCCTGCGGCGGGCGGCAGACGTCCGTGAGCTGGCCCGGCGGCGCGTCCTGCCCGGGCGCGAACGCCACGGCGTGCTCGGGCCCTTCGCCGGGTGGCTGCTGCTCCTGGTCGCGGCGGCCAGCGCCATCGTCGCCGCGTCGCTGCCGCGCGGTACGGCCACCACGACGGCGCGCGCCGGCGTGGACGTCGTCGTCCTGCAGGACGGGTCGGCGTCGATGCACGTCACCGACGTGGGCGGGAGCCGCTGGCAGCGCTCCATGACGTGGGTCCGCGCGCTCGGCGATGCCCTGAGCTGGCAGGACGACCGCGTGTCCCTCGCGGTCTTCGCGCACGTCGCCACGCCGCAGATCCGGCTGACGCGTGATCCGAACACGCTCTTCTTCTTCCTGGATCACCTGCACGCGCGCCCGCCGTTCCCGCTCGAGGCCGACACCACGTGGGACACGAACCTCGAGCAGGCCGTGCTGTGGGGTCTGCGCATCCTCGACAAGGACCAGGAGCTGAACGGCGTCTCGCCGAATGCCCGGATCTTCGTCCTGCTGTCCGACGGCGAAGCCTGGAACGGGCAGGTCGCGCGCGCCATCGACCGGGCGCGCCAGGCCCGCGTGCCGATCTTCGTCGTGGGCGTGGGGACGCTGGCAGGGGACTGGCTCCCCGAGGTCCACGTCCCCATCACCGAGGAGCCGGCCCCGCACGCGATCTCGCGGCTGAACCGCGCGTCCCTGCAGCGCATCGCCGAGACCGGACGCGGGCAGTACTTCGAGCTGGACCGCGAGGACGACCACGCGATCGCCAACCGGATCGTGGACGCGGGCCGGCGCCTGGCCCCCCCCCGGGACGCCGCGCCGGCGGTGGTGGAGCTGTACCCGCGCTACCTCGCGCTCGCGGCGATCCTGCCCGCGCTGGCGGTCCTGTTCACGCGGACGCGTGCCGAGGCCTGGCTGCAGGTGGGCCTGGCGGCGCTCACCCTGGCCGTCGTCGCCCGCGTGCTCGGGTGA